The Pseudobacteriovorax antillogorgiicola genome has a segment encoding these proteins:
- a CDS encoding DUF3373 family protein → MKNQLLALALLAPSLALSSSIEDRVDELEMNALLNTVRFSGEFVTRADHIYDPYITQSKNTIDFSTGSIVDANTVYKGKSFNVHRSLFSLNMTAEISETLTFYGRMTASKLQNNFILLQDAPNQSADQNARTFAGTQIHLERAYFNWKILNSLSLSVGRLPTIEGGPTHIVLGESPRGTYPRLAYASNLDGYALTYSIGGFSIRGLYHPLSAVKANRGSSGYSYQPEWTLAGDRIRTDNELLTFMLEYSSPDLGFTRYFNFASQYFIINKLLVDDFSRDLPNTGASPIPGAVEEVEISSPLSINYISWVNYLEFSDIVGSGASLALTHVSTKSRGNKGSGFMANTAGEEKNGSAILLAAAYKLPLSALKNPIFGVEYLSSDQYYQFFNGLAWDPVGFHSTRGTASHIFWNQPLTTGLKLRVAHMMVDDKYSRGEFSGEPTELTGDAKGTVKTTYAELRLAF, encoded by the coding sequence ATGAAGAATCAACTACTCGCGTTAGCACTGCTTGCGCCCTCATTGGCACTTTCTTCATCGATCGAGGATCGAGTCGATGAGCTAGAGATGAATGCTTTATTAAATACCGTTAGGTTTTCTGGGGAGTTCGTCACACGTGCGGATCACATCTACGATCCCTATATTACTCAATCTAAGAATACTATCGATTTCTCAACCGGCTCAATCGTTGATGCAAATACTGTATATAAAGGTAAAAGCTTCAACGTTCATCGCTCTCTATTTTCCCTAAACATGACTGCTGAGATCAGTGAAACTCTGACGTTCTACGGACGGATGACTGCTTCTAAATTACAAAACAACTTTATTCTGCTTCAAGATGCACCAAACCAATCAGCTGATCAGAACGCAAGAACATTTGCTGGAACTCAGATTCATCTAGAGCGCGCCTATTTTAATTGGAAGATTCTTAACTCCCTGTCCCTATCGGTAGGGCGCTTGCCGACTATTGAGGGTGGCCCCACACATATCGTTCTAGGAGAATCCCCTCGTGGTACTTACCCGAGGCTTGCCTACGCTTCAAACTTGGATGGTTATGCTCTTACATATAGCATTGGAGGTTTCTCAATTCGTGGCCTCTATCACCCTCTTTCTGCAGTCAAAGCCAATCGCGGCTCTTCTGGATATAGCTACCAACCAGAATGGACACTAGCAGGAGATCGAATCAGAACGGATAATGAGCTACTCACCTTTATGCTTGAGTACAGCAGTCCCGACCTAGGCTTTACACGATACTTCAACTTCGCTAGCCAGTACTTTATCATTAACAAGCTGCTTGTGGATGATTTCAGTAGAGATCTGCCAAACACCGGAGCATCACCAATTCCCGGAGCGGTCGAAGAAGTCGAGATTTCTTCTCCTCTGTCCATCAACTACATTAGCTGGGTTAACTATCTTGAATTTTCTGATATTGTGGGCTCAGGTGCTAGTTTGGCCCTGACTCATGTTTCAACAAAATCCCGTGGAAACAAGGGATCTGGATTCATGGCAAACACTGCTGGGGAAGAGAAAAACGGTTCAGCCATACTCCTTGCAGCAGCATATAAACTACCACTCTCAGCTTTAAAGAACCCAATTTTTGGCGTCGAATACCTCAGCTCAGACCAGTACTATCAGTTTTTCAATGGCCTCGCTTGGGACCCTGTGGGATTCCACTCAACCCGCGGGACCGCCAGCCACATCTTTTGGAACCAACCCCTGACCACGGGACTTAAGCTTCGAGTCGCTCATATGATGGTAGATGATAAATACTCCCGTGGCGAGTTCTCGGGCGAGCCAACAGAACTAACTGGCGACGCCAAAGGAACAGTAAAAACAACTTATGCCGAACTACGCCTAGCATTCTAA
- a CDS encoding inositol monophosphatase family protein, giving the protein MASKDIQERYEWGHRTIVEVAEIARSHFSQKGLIVETKADESPVTIADRAVEEAFRKAVQQDFPEDGILGEEYDSKDEENGFRWVIDPIDGTYSFIHGVPLWGTLLALEFEGSVVAGWAYMPELGELVSAAKGQGAQWLRGYDSQRQAFSVADQVTVSRDKTSLKDALFCHSSSDYFREADQYLLLQALETEVSGNRCWSDCYAMVLLATGRVDLVVEPALQYWDYAPFLIIVPEAGGVIKDFAGQSPEGKTNLVIASKELYPEAAKFVTEHMTNEA; this is encoded by the coding sequence GTGGCTAGTAAAGACATCCAGGAGCGATATGAGTGGGGGCATCGAACGATCGTTGAGGTCGCCGAGATTGCTCGTTCTCACTTTTCACAGAAAGGTTTGATCGTTGAAACCAAGGCAGATGAAAGCCCGGTGACGATCGCCGATCGAGCCGTTGAGGAAGCCTTCCGCAAGGCTGTTCAGCAAGATTTTCCCGAAGACGGTATTTTGGGTGAAGAATACGATTCGAAAGACGAAGAGAATGGCTTTCGCTGGGTCATCGATCCAATCGATGGAACATACTCATTTATTCACGGAGTTCCTCTGTGGGGCACGCTCTTGGCATTAGAGTTCGAGGGTAGTGTTGTTGCCGGCTGGGCCTACATGCCTGAGCTTGGGGAGTTGGTGTCAGCGGCAAAGGGCCAAGGAGCCCAATGGCTCAGAGGGTACGATAGCCAGAGACAGGCCTTTTCGGTAGCTGACCAGGTCACCGTAAGCAGAGATAAAACATCCCTTAAAGATGCCTTGTTTTGCCACTCATCGAGCGACTATTTTAGGGAGGCTGATCAATACCTCTTGCTACAAGCTTTAGAAACAGAAGTGTCAGGCAATCGTTGTTGGAGCGATTGCTACGCAATGGTCTTGTTAGCTACAGGTCGAGTTGATCTTGTGGTGGAGCCAGCACTCCAGTATTGGGATTACGCACCGTTTCTGATTATCGTTCCAGAGGCTGGTGGGGTGATTAAAGATTTCGCGGGACAATCTCCCGAGGGCAAGACGAATCTGGTTATAGCCTCAAAAGAGCTTTATCCTGAGGCTGCAAAGTTTGTCACCGAACATATGACCAACGAGGCGTGA
- a CDS encoding sugar transferase encodes MNQSQHGQTKLVIELLMDRMHESGQLRRSHPPLRLVKEKKMGHGTRRKRGLDFMGALCGLILCLPVLVILGVLIKLSSRGPIFYSQDRVGEGGKIFRLYKLRSMYINADGIKAQLMAQNEVSGPAFKMKHDPRVTPIGRFIRRHSLDELPQLWNVLKGDMSLVGPRPALVDEVKKWNTAYFQRLKVPQGLTCIWQTSGRSNLSFESWMELDLEYVNKQSISLDLKLILKTITVVARGTGAY; translated from the coding sequence ATGAATCAGTCACAGCACGGTCAAACTAAGCTTGTTATCGAACTCCTCATGGATCGGATGCATGAAAGCGGTCAGCTCCGAAGATCCCATCCACCTCTTCGCTTAGTCAAAGAGAAAAAGATGGGTCACGGCACGCGACGCAAGCGAGGCCTCGACTTCATGGGGGCACTGTGCGGCTTGATCTTATGCCTTCCGGTTCTAGTGATCCTTGGCGTTCTGATCAAGTTAAGTTCGCGAGGCCCCATTTTCTATTCACAGGATCGCGTTGGCGAAGGGGGCAAGATTTTTCGCCTCTATAAACTGCGAAGCATGTATATCAATGCCGATGGAATCAAAGCACAGCTTATGGCCCAGAATGAAGTTTCGGGCCCAGCGTTTAAGATGAAGCACGATCCTCGGGTGACCCCGATTGGACGATTTATTAGGCGCCATAGCCTAGACGAGCTGCCTCAGCTATGGAACGTTTTGAAAGGCGACATGAGTCTGGTAGGCCCAAGGCCTGCTTTGGTGGACGAAGTGAAGAAATGGAATACGGCTTACTTTCAAAGGCTTAAGGTCCCCCAAGGGCTAACCTGCATCTGGCAGACATCTGGACGCAGCAACCTAAGCTTCGAAAGCTGGATGGAACTCGACCTAGAATACGTAAACAAACAAAGTATTTCTCTAGACTTGAAGCTGATTCTAAAGACAATTACGGTCGTTGCCCGGGGGACGGGGGCTTATTAA
- a CDS encoding ATP-dependent zinc protease, translated as MKKEKMVIGWREWVQLPDLGIKSIKAKIDTGARTSSLHAFDVETFKRREIEYVRFKVHPKQKDSKFTVKCEARILEYRLVKSSTGHSSERPVIITEIHMLGKAWDIELTLANRDEMGFRMLLGREGMRERLIVDPGKSFYGGQPVKKSLKTTRAIKK; from the coding sequence ATGAAGAAAGAGAAAATGGTCATTGGCTGGCGAGAGTGGGTGCAGCTACCAGATCTCGGCATCAAATCGATTAAGGCGAAGATCGACACAGGTGCCAGAACTTCAAGTCTGCACGCCTTTGATGTGGAAACTTTTAAGCGGCGGGAAATTGAATATGTCCGCTTTAAGGTGCATCCCAAGCAGAAAGATTCGAAATTCACAGTCAAGTGCGAGGCTCGTATTCTAGAGTATCGTCTTGTCAAGAGTTCAACAGGACACTCGTCGGAGAGGCCTGTTATCATAACCGAAATCCACATGTTGGGCAAGGCATGGGACATTGAGTTAACTCTTGCGAATCGTGATGAGATGGGCTTTCGCATGCTACTTGGTCGAGAGGGTATGAGAGAGCGATTGATTGTCGATCCAGGCAAATCCTTTTACGGAGGCCAGCCTGTAAAAAAATCACTAAAAACAACCCGTGCAATAAAGAAGTAG
- a CDS encoding TonB-dependent receptor plug domain-containing protein, whose amino-acid sequence MKNPLTAPSIPLVCLVATLYHTTAKSEETESQETKSEVERMSVSGTRVQKTEAEEVSKIEIRAEEAELVAPSGDVAQVPKLFPGTVARPQDSEVSIRGSDKNDTLYFIDDLQAPNLFEPISGTSVIPSKAIDTLTFVPGNFDSEYGNSTAGVIKLETRGEAIVEPYSEFRLNTPIYVSAYHEQALGQNSSMIASARKSILEPFVNAAPLDEGTVLLPYFQDAYLQHFYGDDKISIKSRYVHSRSGAEVKVFTDRSQETDGTSEFNFANGYDLFGFDIQTSIGSANVEVDPYFSSSGTEFSVGDIFFNIDVNTITVPIRSQIQLADRINLYLGVQTIYRDFVLDAQVPDTTQQGPFSDPETAPKIALNVDASQREDAAWASFEFGVGRFILTPSFRLFSQTNIDKGGVDPRFVGRVFLTDTQTAKFGVGRYSQSPGPEQLDPDYGNENLGWIRSTHYSVGLESIVSNYWTSDFQIFYKEWDDDILDDPVNRFIADTTRNSQGLEWFFRYGDGSDLFGWLSYTYSETKEIRGEGAKEIFSDTDSTHVLHLVANYKLSPTFQLGGRFKHQTGYVYTPIDTVWYQANVDTYLPEENPELVNSERVPDTTSVSVFAQQTFEYTSWDLVLRYGFEEYQFRKSSPNIQYNYDYTKKEYTAGLPVIPFIEVRAIL is encoded by the coding sequence ATGAAAAATCCATTGACAGCGCCCTCAATTCCTCTGGTCTGCCTTGTTGCTACGCTCTATCACACAACCGCCAAATCTGAGGAGACTGAGTCTCAAGAGACGAAATCGGAAGTGGAACGCATGTCAGTTTCGGGCACGCGGGTGCAAAAAACTGAGGCGGAAGAGGTTTCTAAAATCGAGATTCGGGCCGAGGAAGCAGAACTTGTGGCTCCTAGCGGCGACGTTGCCCAGGTTCCGAAGCTATTCCCGGGAACGGTAGCACGCCCCCAGGATTCAGAAGTTTCTATTCGCGGCTCCGACAAGAACGATACTCTCTACTTTATTGACGACCTACAGGCCCCAAACCTCTTCGAACCAATTTCGGGAACATCAGTTATCCCTTCAAAGGCTATCGATACTCTGACTTTTGTGCCTGGCAACTTCGATTCCGAATACGGCAACTCCACCGCGGGCGTGATCAAACTTGAAACCCGTGGCGAGGCCATTGTGGAGCCTTATTCTGAGTTCCGGCTCAACACTCCTATATACGTCAGCGCCTATCACGAGCAGGCTCTCGGGCAGAACAGCTCTATGATCGCGTCCGCTCGTAAGTCGATCTTGGAGCCATTTGTCAATGCGGCTCCGCTGGACGAAGGGACAGTGCTACTCCCCTACTTCCAAGACGCATATTTACAGCATTTTTATGGTGACGATAAAATAAGCATCAAAAGCCGCTATGTTCATAGCCGCAGTGGTGCTGAAGTCAAAGTCTTCACCGACCGGTCCCAGGAAACGGACGGCACGTCTGAATTCAACTTTGCCAATGGCTACGATCTCTTTGGATTTGATATTCAAACTAGCATCGGGAGTGCCAATGTTGAAGTTGACCCATACTTTTCATCGTCTGGTACGGAATTCAGTGTGGGCGACATATTTTTTAATATCGACGTCAACACGATCACTGTTCCCATCCGCTCGCAGATTCAGTTAGCGGATCGCATCAATCTATATCTTGGTGTGCAAACCATCTACCGTGACTTCGTGCTTGATGCCCAGGTTCCCGACACCACCCAACAGGGACCATTTTCCGACCCAGAAACAGCACCGAAAATCGCCCTTAATGTGGATGCTAGCCAACGGGAAGATGCCGCCTGGGCTTCCTTTGAGTTTGGTGTAGGACGTTTCATTCTAACTCCCAGTTTCCGCCTGTTCAGCCAAACCAATATTGATAAAGGTGGCGTCGACCCACGCTTTGTAGGCCGCGTCTTCCTCACGGATACTCAGACCGCAAAATTTGGTGTGGGGCGCTATTCTCAGTCCCCAGGCCCCGAACAACTCGACCCCGATTATGGTAACGAAAATCTTGGTTGGATTCGCTCCACCCACTATTCTGTTGGTCTAGAGTCGATCGTTTCCAACTACTGGACCAGCGATTTTCAGATCTTCTACAAGGAATGGGATGACGATATTCTCGACGATCCCGTGAATCGCTTTATTGCCGATACCACGCGAAACTCCCAGGGACTAGAGTGGTTTTTCCGGTATGGCGATGGATCCGATCTATTTGGTTGGCTATCCTATACCTACTCAGAAACCAAGGAAATCCGTGGCGAGGGAGCCAAAGAGATCTTCAGTGACACCGACTCGACCCATGTGCTGCATCTGGTTGCCAACTACAAGCTAAGTCCCACCTTCCAGCTGGGTGGACGCTTTAAACATCAGACCGGCTATGTGTATACGCCGATTGACACAGTTTGGTATCAAGCGAATGTGGACACCTACCTTCCTGAGGAGAACCCAGAGCTGGTCAATTCAGAACGAGTGCCCGACACAACGAGCGTATCAGTCTTTGCCCAACAAACGTTCGAATATACGTCCTGGGATCTTGTGCTGCGATATGGCTTCGAAGAATACCAGTTTAGAAAGTCGTCACCAAATATTCAATATAACTATGACTATACCAAAAAAGAATACACCGCAGGCTTGCCTGTGATTCCATTTATCGAAGTGAGAGCTATCCTATGA
- the dbpA gene encoding ATP-dependent RNA helicase DbpA, whose product MSSQNFSSLDLASDFLDNLKSLGYHTMTPIQSQALPLALAGQDLLAKGKTGSGKTAAFGICLARKLRPSVSRPQSIVLCPTRELADQIATELRRLARRMPNIKVLTLTGGIPIGPQLRSLAHGAHIVVGTPGRIADHLRKRSLDLRNVNTLVLDEADRMLDMGFIESVECIVQQLPTKRQTLLFSATFPDNILELSQKILSNPVRIEAESNNAAPKIKQVFYQCKATEDFYSMLPIISKHAISRAIIFCQTKVQCEDLAKSLKKKGLSAEAIHGDFEQRQRDEILTMFSQESLSFLIATDVAARGIDVSQLPAVINFELSRDPKVHIHRIGRTGRADAEGLAISIVRPRETGRWQAVQEEMKQQLPLQTVPAIASSSTLPKPPMACIRIASGKKQKMRPGDILGALIQGAGVPKDAIGKIKIFPFQSYVAIQRPLVQKAFKGLRSAQIKGRRHGMIILS is encoded by the coding sequence ATGAGTTCCCAGAATTTCTCTAGCCTCGACCTTGCCTCTGACTTTTTAGATAACTTAAAAAGTCTCGGCTACCACACGATGACGCCGATTCAAAGTCAGGCTTTACCATTGGCTCTTGCTGGCCAAGACTTACTCGCCAAAGGTAAGACGGGAAGCGGGAAAACTGCAGCATTTGGAATCTGCCTTGCTCGAAAGTTGAGGCCATCCGTCTCAAGACCTCAATCCATAGTCCTGTGTCCTACGAGGGAGCTTGCAGACCAAATCGCGACTGAACTTCGCAGGCTCGCACGACGCATGCCCAACATAAAAGTGCTCACCCTTACCGGCGGTATTCCCATTGGTCCTCAGCTTCGTTCGCTCGCTCACGGTGCACATATTGTGGTGGGTACCCCAGGACGTATCGCCGATCACTTAAGGAAGAGAAGTCTCGATCTTAGGAACGTGAATACCCTGGTCTTAGACGAAGCCGACCGTATGCTCGATATGGGCTTTATCGAAAGTGTTGAATGCATTGTCCAGCAGCTTCCTACCAAACGGCAGACCTTACTATTCTCAGCAACCTTCCCGGATAATATCTTAGAACTTAGTCAGAAGATTCTGTCAAACCCCGTGCGTATCGAAGCAGAAAGTAACAACGCAGCTCCAAAGATCAAGCAAGTTTTCTATCAGTGTAAGGCAACAGAAGATTTCTATAGCATGTTACCCATTATTAGCAAGCATGCTATCAGTCGCGCTATTATTTTTTGCCAAACAAAAGTGCAATGTGAAGACCTTGCCAAGAGCTTGAAAAAAAAGGGGCTGAGCGCCGAAGCGATTCATGGCGATTTCGAGCAGAGACAGCGTGATGAAATTCTCACTATGTTCAGCCAAGAGAGTTTATCTTTTCTCATTGCCACCGACGTAGCTGCAAGAGGCATTGATGTGAGCCAACTGCCAGCCGTCATCAACTTTGAATTAAGCCGAGATCCCAAGGTTCATATTCATCGCATTGGCCGCACAGGACGCGCAGACGCAGAAGGTTTAGCCATAAGCATCGTGAGACCAAGAGAGACAGGCCGTTGGCAAGCTGTACAAGAGGAAATGAAGCAGCAACTACCACTCCAAACAGTTCCAGCAATAGCTTCAAGCTCTACACTTCCTAAGCCACCGATGGCATGTATTCGCATCGCATCAGGCAAGAAACAGAAGATGAGACCTGGAGATATATTAGGTGCTCTCATTCAAGGCGCGGGTGTTCCTAAGGATGCCATTGGTAAGATTAAGATTTTCCCCTTCCAAAGTTATGTTGCTATACAAAGACCTTTAGTTCAGAAAGCTTTTAAAGGCTTGCGCAGCGCTCAAATCAAAGGTCGGCGCCATGGAATGATCATCCTTTCTTAA
- a CDS encoding adenylate/guanylate cyclase domain-containing protein, whose protein sequence is MIKKTLHNLKKNWPPITICISITAMACVVLFHHFRSQYEHYRNSDLVYSVESKILDWKLRSRGVDETETKVGILAIDERSLSKFGRWPFSRKFYSQAFANLKKIGVKWIGFDVVWAEKEQTLLTDSQPLYRTINRTNYKARIKAMDRMTENSPSDIKFARAIKEFENIILGYFYFGDKAEFERTAGHREPFRDLDLMLSSAIEAVDMPEGRELKDYNLPKAYGVVSNTPIYLNSSEHFAFFSNDADDDAINRWVTLAAKVDGNLMPSLALKGAAEFLNSEIFVFFNEAAIEGIVLVNREDEEQAIEIPIDPAGYGRLLIQHRGPSQGFQHFSLADAYDDSFSNEEREALKGSILLLGATATGINDIRPNPFDPAIDGVENHAAAIDNIVRRRFLRRPATMIETEFMIILGIGLFFSPILIWGHAITSGLALLVFLGGFWAVDYFFWFEKGIWAYLAVPCTQILSMFLLTNIFKYISEEKDKQFLKSAFGSYISPELIEDMYNTGEPPKLGGNSGILTAYFTDIQGFSSFSEKLTATQLVELLNEYLTAMTDILLEEKGTLDKYEGDAIIAFFGAPMPLEDHAVRACTVAVKMQYTLLQLRKKWTDEGDKWPQIVKDMRMRIGINSGEIVTGNMGSRDRMNYTMMGDSVNLAARLEEAAKQYGIFTQVSQFTKDLTDDKFEMRELDTIRVVGKKEPVTTYDLLGIKGMTPPGLVKLKDTFHHGLQLYKDMKWDEAIAVFKQSLEMEWLRYPDLKGKKTNPSEIYIERCEEFKKNPPPDDWDRVYTLTKK, encoded by the coding sequence ATGATTAAAAAAACGCTCCACAATCTTAAGAAAAACTGGCCACCTATCACAATCTGCATTTCAATCACGGCAATGGCATGCGTGGTTCTTTTCCATCATTTTCGATCTCAGTATGAGCACTATCGAAACAGCGATCTTGTATACTCCGTAGAAAGTAAGATTCTGGACTGGAAGCTCCGCAGTCGGGGCGTCGACGAAACCGAGACCAAGGTGGGTATTTTGGCTATCGATGAACGCTCACTCTCAAAATTTGGTCGTTGGCCCTTTTCTCGAAAATTCTATTCCCAGGCATTTGCCAATCTTAAGAAGATAGGGGTCAAATGGATTGGCTTTGATGTTGTTTGGGCAGAAAAAGAACAAACGCTTCTCACCGATTCTCAGCCTCTATACCGCACCATCAATCGAACGAACTACAAGGCACGTATTAAGGCTATGGATCGAATGACTGAAAATTCACCTAGCGATATCAAATTCGCCCGAGCCATCAAAGAGTTTGAAAACATCATTCTGGGTTACTTCTATTTTGGCGACAAAGCTGAATTCGAGCGGACAGCAGGGCATCGCGAGCCGTTTCGCGACCTTGATCTTATGCTTAGTTCTGCTATTGAAGCAGTAGATATGCCCGAGGGCCGCGAATTAAAGGACTACAACCTTCCGAAAGCCTATGGAGTGGTATCAAACACCCCTATCTATTTAAACTCGTCAGAGCACTTTGCATTCTTCAGTAACGACGCCGACGATGACGCTATCAACCGCTGGGTAACTCTAGCTGCCAAAGTTGATGGCAATTTAATGCCATCTCTGGCTTTAAAAGGTGCTGCTGAATTTCTCAATAGCGAGATTTTCGTCTTTTTTAACGAGGCGGCCATTGAAGGAATCGTACTGGTAAATCGTGAGGACGAAGAACAAGCGATTGAGATCCCCATTGACCCAGCCGGCTACGGCAGGCTTTTAATCCAGCACCGAGGCCCCTCCCAAGGCTTTCAGCATTTCAGCTTAGCGGACGCCTATGACGATAGCTTCTCTAATGAAGAACGGGAGGCTCTAAAAGGTTCCATCCTACTTCTTGGAGCTACTGCGACTGGCATCAACGATATTCGCCCCAACCCTTTTGATCCTGCCATCGATGGTGTTGAAAATCACGCTGCTGCTATCGACAACATCGTTCGCCGCCGCTTTCTTCGCCGACCCGCAACTATGATCGAGACTGAGTTTATGATTATTTTGGGAATCGGGCTCTTCTTTTCTCCAATTCTAATTTGGGGCCACGCGATCACCTCTGGGCTAGCGCTATTGGTCTTCCTTGGCGGCTTCTGGGCTGTTGACTATTTTTTCTGGTTTGAAAAGGGTATTTGGGCCTACCTCGCCGTGCCCTGCACCCAGATCCTATCTATGTTTCTTCTGACTAATATTTTCAAATATATTTCAGAGGAGAAGGATAAACAGTTTCTGAAGAGCGCCTTCGGCAGCTACATTTCTCCAGAACTCATTGAAGATATGTATAACACCGGCGAACCTCCCAAACTTGGTGGAAACTCTGGAATTCTCACAGCCTACTTTACCGATATTCAGGGATTCTCGTCGTTTTCTGAGAAGTTGACGGCAACCCAGCTGGTTGAGCTGCTCAACGAATACCTCACTGCTATGACTGATATTCTCTTAGAAGAAAAAGGGACCCTTGATAAATACGAGGGTGATGCAATCATCGCCTTCTTTGGTGCTCCCATGCCACTTGAAGATCACGCCGTTCGGGCTTGTACTGTGGCCGTAAAGATGCAGTATACCCTTTTACAGCTTCGCAAGAAATGGACTGATGAAGGGGATAAATGGCCTCAAATCGTAAAAGATATGAGGATGCGTATCGGTATCAATAGTGGTGAAATAGTAACTGGCAATATGGGTTCACGTGACCGAATGAACTACACTATGATGGGAGACTCCGTGAACCTCGCTGCACGGCTTGAAGAAGCTGCCAAGCAATATGGGATATTCACTCAGGTATCACAGTTCACAAAAGATCTTACCGACGATAAATTTGAGATGCGTGAGCTTGATACCATCCGCGTTGTTGGCAAGAAAGAGCCAGTGACTACCTATGATTTGCTAGGCATCAAAGGCATGACTCCCCCAGGCCTTGTAAAACTCAAGGACACCTTTCACCATGGGCTTCAGCTATACAAAGATATGAAGTGGGACGAGGCCATAGCAGTTTTTAAGCAATCATTAGAGATGGAGTGGCTTCGCTATCCAGATCTGAAGGGCAAGAAGACCAACCCATCGGAAATCTACATTGAACGCTGTGAAGAATTTAAGAAGAACCCTCCACCAGATGACTGGGACCGTGTTTACACTTTAACTAAGAAATAG
- the rimK gene encoding 30S ribosomal protein S6--L-glutamate ligase — protein MKLAILSRGPKLYSTKRLKEAALQRGHEVRILDTLKFAIDLEQGDPDLYYKQEILSHYDAVLPRIGSSITYYGTAVVRQFQEMDIFCANTATAIATSRDKLRSLQVLSRHGVGIPRTTFVKDKHDVLPAIERVGGAPVIIKLIEGTQGIGVLLAETEKNAMAIVELLQSQKQNVLIQKFVAESKGKDVRAIVVGDQVVAAMRRRAQGAEFRSNVHRGGLTEQVELSDEYKEAAIRASQILGLRIAGVDMLEANNGPQILEVNSSPGLEGIEGCTQLDVAGAIIEYISAQVDFPEIDIRQRLTVSKGYGVSEIYVPEGSEYIGKTIEETHLKEENINVLTLYHGHKIIPNPRSDRVLHASDRLLCFGKLEAMRSMVPPKTRKKRKPKIGDLDLESATVMKSMAEHKERMESEEPK, from the coding sequence ATGAAGCTAGCTATTTTATCCCGTGGCCCCAAGCTATACAGTACCAAACGCCTCAAGGAAGCAGCGCTTCAAAGAGGGCATGAGGTCCGAATTCTTGATACGCTGAAGTTTGCTATCGACTTGGAGCAAGGGGATCCGGATCTATACTACAAGCAAGAAATTTTGAGCCACTACGATGCGGTGCTGCCGCGGATCGGCTCATCGATCACTTACTACGGAACGGCTGTGGTCCGTCAATTTCAAGAGATGGATATCTTCTGTGCGAATACTGCTACAGCTATTGCAACCTCCCGCGATAAGCTGCGTAGTTTGCAGGTATTGAGCCGTCACGGCGTGGGAATCCCTAGAACCACTTTTGTTAAAGACAAACACGATGTCTTGCCAGCAATTGAGCGAGTTGGTGGAGCCCCGGTAATCATCAAACTCATTGAGGGAACGCAGGGAATCGGAGTTTTGCTTGCCGAAACTGAAAAAAATGCCATGGCTATTGTCGAGCTACTACAAAGCCAAAAGCAAAATGTACTGATTCAAAAATTTGTTGCAGAAAGCAAAGGTAAGGATGTCAGAGCTATCGTCGTTGGCGATCAAGTGGTAGCAGCGATGCGGCGCCGAGCTCAGGGTGCAGAATTTAGGAGCAATGTTCACCGTGGTGGTCTTACTGAGCAGGTGGAGCTAAGTGACGAGTACAAGGAAGCAGCAATTCGAGCGTCACAGATCCTAGGCCTACGTATTGCAGGTGTAGACATGCTCGAAGCGAATAATGGTCCGCAAATCCTTGAGGTCAACTCTTCCCCCGGTTTAGAGGGCATCGAAGGCTGTACCCAGCTAGACGTTGCTGGCGCCATTATCGAGTATATTTCAGCGCAAGTTGACTTTCCCGAGATCGATATCCGGCAGAGGCTTACGGTGAGTAAAGGCTATGGAGTTAGCGAGATCTATGTCCCAGAGGGGTCTGAATACATCGGGAAAACTATAGAAGAGACTCACCTGAAGGAAGAGAATATCAACGTCTTGACCCTTTACCATGGTCACAAAATCATACCCAACCCACGCTCAGATCGGGTTCTTCATGCTAGCGATCGACTCCTGTGTTTTGGCAAGCTAGAGGCCATGCGATCAATGGTACCACCAAAAACTAGGAAGAAGCGTAAGCCAAAAATTGGAGATTTGGATCTTGAGAGTGCAACTGTGATGAAGTCCATGGCCGAGCACAAGGAGCGGATGGAATCAGAAGAGCCTAAGTAA